The sequence below is a genomic window from Lycium ferocissimum isolate CSIRO_LF1 chromosome 9, AGI_CSIRO_Lferr_CH_V1, whole genome shotgun sequence.
tgataggcaaaacttaaagaccaccccaaaataaggacattaCTGATAATTGCCCGAAGgtcaatcgtgcaaattgcccttgtGATATACTTGAGAGTCCACTGGACTATCTGCACTGTGAGTTGGGCTGGTTACACAGGCCCAACATATTAGTCCCTTGCATTTCTGGAGTCCACAGCATCGCCAGCAGCCCGAAGACGGCAGCAGTTTCGCAGCGATGAAAAAATGGCAAAATCTTGGGCTGAAGTTTGAGAGAACATAGGACAGGGCTTTTTAGACTCTCTCCGATTAATAAGCTTGAGTATTAGAATAATTTTAATCGGGATTGAGGctcaattcttttctttttaaatttctgCACCTGTTTAACTTACATATTTTGTGTAAACATTTTTTGGAAACTAAATAAAACCCGAGCAAGTATTTGGTATACGTCAAGTTActgttttatatttttctgtCTTTAAATTATGTGTCGGTTCTCTTCTATGATAAAACAGTTCCTTTTCCTAACAAAAAATGAGTTTCTGTCCCCTTTAATAATAAAATCAGTGTTAGTTTCAACTTTGTTTAATTAGTTTGTTATCAGATCagtttttcttatattattggATCAGTTTCGCCTAGTTCGTTTTCTCTAAAAACAGTAAAGTTTTTCTTTGCTTTAGGTAAATTTAGGTTATTATTAGGAAaaagttttgagaattttaacgGTCTTAAAATAGTTGTATTTGTCTAGTTTCCGAATTTGAATTtattcaaaaattgaaatcaagATAAACATAAAGTTTATGTTTATTTAAAATGTTTAACGtgtaaattatttcatgacGTAGAAGTAATATAAACGGATAAGTATTAAGTAATTCTAAAATCATTCTTTCCCGATCTtctcaaaaaataatattttctttaaattagtaACTTTCTTTTCTAAATCGTCTCTTTCTTTAAACAAGTTATATTCTTTTTTAGCCGAGTATTTAAAATATGCCGGCAACCGCTTTTGTAGATATTATGAATCGAAGGAAAGTTTTTCATTCGAAAAGGCGAAGGATCTCTCTTGGCGGCTTAGTTTAGGATTTATCATCGGCAAAGGGTcatatatacccctgtactatgcCAAAATAGTTGTGCGTATCCTCCGTTTGCTTTTTCGATGATATGTACCCTCGCCGTTAGCGTTTTGGTCATATATACCCCCGCGTCTAACAGTTCCGTTTAACAGGGACACGTGGGGCGATCTCACTGCtccaaccatttttttttatttaatctaatttatcataaaaaaaaaacacaaaacaaaataaaaaattgaaaattagaaaGTCTAATCTCCGGTGAAGCTCCACCACCGGCATCCGACGACTGCAACGGTATATTCATGGATCCAAAATTAAACTCACTTTGAAATCTGCCCACAAGGTTCATGAACTCTACAATTAGATTCTTGCATACGAAAATGgtggccgaaaaaaaaattcaaaatggtgaaaaatttgTTGGAATAAAGTGTGTATTGATAATTGAATCTAAAAATTGTAATTAAAGCTTGTCTTGAAAAGCAGGAacataaagaaaaaaacaaaaactccATGGATAGCCACTACTGAAACTTGAAGCCTCAAGTTCAAGTTTTGGGTTTCTTCAAATGAGCTTTGTTTCTAGTGAATGTTATTGAAAAAGATCGGTTAAATCTTGAAGAATTGATATCTGAAATTTGGGATAATTTGGTGAAGAATTCGGTGGGTTTTTGGGTGAATTTCAATTGCAAATTAGTtggagaggaagaagaaatcccacattttgaatttcgaaattgTACCACATTTTTAAGAAATAGCCCTTTTctagtttaaaataatttttaataataaattagattaaataaaaaagaaaatggttGGAGCCGTTGAGATCATGCCACGTGTCCCTATTAAACGGAGCCGTTAGACGCGGGGATATATATGACCAAAACGCTAACGGCAGGGGTACATATCATCGAAAAAGCAAACGGAGGATACGCACAACTATTTTgggatagtacaggggtatatatgACCCTTTGCCGATTTATCATTGTACACCTGTGTGGGACTGACATTTGTATACTCTTTCCCTTATCATGTATCCCCATTCAGATAAATACATTTCAAATATTAAGATTATCGTCaataaaattttgttttagGGTTTTTATTAAGAGCAAATGGAACGTTTACAACAACATATACATCCTTAAAAAACGCTAGACCGACCTTGGCTCAAAAATGTCACCCATATAGGACACGTTATAAACTGCTTACGTgctatataatataacatgtcTTAATTGCTTATgttttgcttgaaaatgattAATCTAGTATTCAACTTCAATAGTTCCCTAAAGCGCCTTAGGCATATAAAAATTTTCGAGACATGTTGTCAAGTTCACCTAAAAACCGTTCAAATATCGTATCATCCTCAAAGACTCTTAAGTTTCTTAGTAAATTGTCAAGTCGTGGCTCATTCGCGATGTCTTTGTCTCTCAAAAATCGTATCATCCTCAAAAAGTCTTAAGTTTCTTAGAAATGTCAAGTCATGGCTTATTCGCGATGGCTTCGTCTCTAAAAAAATGGTCACTTCCTAGCCTAATTACCCCTTTTTAGACCGATCGTGCTAAGATGACATCAGACGAGAACATCTGAAACCTGTTTGATAGCTTGGACGAAGATGACAGGAACATAACTGCCACCTGGAATGAAGTTGAAGACTCAGACAGAAGGATTGCGAAAATATTAAAAGAGATTGAAGATAGTGACAAGAGAATAGCCAATCTCTAGGAATCCCCCAAAAGTTATGATAGGGGGTACACCAGTGGCACTGTCCAACGATCACCAGACCGGTCCCTTTAGAGGAGACAAAAGTCGATGGCATAGCAGAAATCAGTTACAAGATGGATGGCATGGGAATTCACACTACACTGTTTGGTGAACGCATAGCTTTTAatagtatatattatattattaggGTATCacaaagaattaattcattccttcaagaagcacaactcaatcctctatgatgcctatgttatatatcatatacttacaGGGTATCATAGGGACTGATTCATTTCTtatcaataaaaaaatatttctcagTTCTCTATGGTACCCACATGGTATAATATATCATAGACTAATAGCGTATCATAAGGGCCTGATTTATTCTTTCAAGAAACtcctcagtcctctatgatactcacatggtatatatcatatacagaTAGGGTATCATAGAGATTGGATCAACAAGCATACGATTAAAGTTAAAGTTCCCCGACGCTTTTCTCCTTTGCATCATTGAACGTAATGCGGTCTTCTGGGTGATCCCTCCCTCATTTTCTGGAAGGGAAGGGTTTTCTGTCATGCGATTCTTGGGACATCGCCCCGACTATCTTTCATTCGAAAATCACGTTGATCATGCCCAAAGGCGCTGGTTGCTCATGCGAAGTCCCGACCCCTTTTTTCTGGGTGTACTTGTAGCGGTTGTTAAAGAATTCCTTCAAGTTCCCTTTTCGCAGTAAGTCCGCTACCTTGTAACGCAAGTGTTTACAGTCTTCAGTTGAATGTCCCGAAATGGCGTGATAGTCGCACCACAACTCCACGTCTCGTCTACTACTAGAAATCTTGCTgccttcatttttttcatcgCCATGACCAACTCCCAAACCTCTACGTTGAAATTATATAACACCATGCTCGGTGGGCCCGACTCATTTAGCGACTTCCTTTGTGGCGTCTCCTTTTCTTTCCTGGGTTGGCCTTGGTCGTACCGTGGCCTGTTGAATCTTACTTCGCCCTTTGGAGGGGGTCGAGCTGTGTACAACTCATATCAGTCTCTCGAATTCCTTTGTCTGGCTAGGAGAGCATTTTCGGGTCTTTCCTGCGGCCTACTCCCTATTTCAATCTGGGCATCGGTTTTGAGGTCATCCTCTATCCTCATTTTGTTCTTGTACCTACTATTCACCTCATTCCAAGACGTGGCTAGGaacttgaaatttggaaaatacctaaaattccattttcactttttttactttcattacattcaaataccaaaaaatttctttacaaaaactataatcaaacacaactcaatcttcaactttaacttcaaaattccaaataaagtgaaaaatatttggtttttcaTCACTAAACGCATTTAGCTAGTTTCAAAACTCTTTTACCCCAAATGGAAAACTTAAAGGAAAAAGGTTCATTTTCAAAACCCATTACTGTAAAAGTGAAACAAAatggaagacaaaaaaaaaaaaaaaaaaaaaaaaactcaaagtaGTATTCAAAACCACCGCAGAAAAATACTATACACAAATAATACATTCGAGCACAAGGGTCTTACTAGGTACCAATAAAAACACATAAGGGTCATTATGTACTGACGCATAAAAACAACTAAGAAAACCCATATATTATCCTGTGCTAAAAACAAAAATCCTTTCCCATTAGAAATAATATAATTCAACAAGAAATCCAGAAACAAATATGCAAAGAGCAAAGTAAGAACATATAAATAcgatacatatgtatacatagagAGAGTAGAAATCCCTAGCTAGTTTCAAAACCCTTTTACCCAAAATGGAAAACTTAAAGGAAAAAGGTTCATTTTCAAAGCCTATTAATGTAAAAGTGAAACAAAATGGAAGAcaaacaagtggtatcagagcaggttcttactaaaaggttaacacctagaaatgatcttcttcatGGCTAATTCACTAAAATCAAAGAAGGGAATATCTATCACAAGTCCGCCAAGGTGGAAGGGAGAATATTCAAATTGGGTGAAGGAAAGAAGGCATATCTCTATCATGGGTGAGGATCTAAGCTGTGGGACATCCCTTGTGATGGCCCTTGCATTCTTATGAAGAATTGGGAGGACGGTTCAATGACAGGTCCAGAGATCAAGAAGAAAACCCTGAGTTAAGGGACCTGGTCTCCAAAGGAAGAAGGAAATGCTATCTGTATGAAATTAAAATTGTCACTTAAATGCCAAgtcatcatttttttcaaaaaaaaaaaggggaaaagggggATTCTCTTCAAAAGGCGTTACATTTTTAAGCGTTGTAATCAAACGACTCACAACCCGACCCAATCATTACTCTGCTCACTCAGATACCTACCAGAATAAGACTGCACTTTCCCCTCTCtacttgaaatcaaaatcatgaCACGCTACTCACTTTCTCAACCCTAACCTGCTCCCCTTCTCTCTTTTGTTCTCTCTCAAAACCCTCTTCAATCTTTCAAATCAAAACCTTGAAAAATGTCTAATGAAGAAGCCAAAATTTTGCTAGAATCGAACCAATCCTCTTCTTTCTCAAAACCCCAAACTCTCTCAATTCAAAATCTGATCATCGCTTCCTCTGAGTCTCCTGTAACAAGTTAAAACCCTAAAACATTTGTTCCTGAATCTAGAACGGTTGACCTTGCTGAGGAACCAAAACTCTTCCTGAATACTAATGAAATGGACATACAGGACTCTAAAATAAAAGCTACAAGTCAGTCCATTGATAATTTTGAGAAGCCAAGTCAAGACAAAGAGAACCCGTTCTCTCAGAGCTTGCAAAGAAAAGAGACTGAAAGTAAAACGATTAAAGCAAGCAATATGCAGCAAGATAAATCTCCCTCCTCCGAGTGTCAGGACAAGGTGAACAAATCACCTACAAAAGTAAATGAGATCGTTTTAGGATTTGGTTAAAATCGCTACAGTAAATTGGATGGAGATGCGGCTCTCATGACAGATTCTACAAATACCTTGAATGAATTAAAGGGTGTAAGGTCGTCTGAAGAAGTAAAAGAGGCACATGTGCCTTCAACTCAAGAAGAATCTGAATCCAAATTCAATACTCTTTCTGGGAAAGACAAGGCACCAGGTTCTTCGAATGCTAACCTAGACTTAGTTATCAGCTCTAAAATTGTATCCTATGATGCTGTACCATTGGCCAAGATTTTCCCTGAAagggatcatagtcatgatGCTCATAAAAATGATTCTAATGATGATGAGGTACTTCTTGCTTCTGTAATGAGAAAAGGATCTAGGAGCAAATCTAAATCCTCAGTAAGCAAGAGCTCTAAAGAGGAGGCTCTAGAGTCAGCTCTCAAAGCAAATAAAGCAAAAGGCATTAAAAGGACTAGAAGTGCTTTGGTAAAAAGTCATTTGATTGATGAAGCAGAGCCAATAGATGTGGAAGCTGCAGCTGCATATGAGAAAGATAAAGATTTCGAAGTAAGAAGAGATGATGCTCCTAGTGAGAAGAAAAACtgtaaaaagaagaagaaaggtgaaaaGGAAGTCACTCAAGAAAAGAGTGACAAGTCAATGAAAGAATCAAATATCACAAAAAGGAGAAGAAGCAGAAATGATGAGGAGTCATGTTCcatgaaaaggccaagggtGGATCAAAGTgtaagtgaagaagaaagaagaaaaaccttcaaaaaTCAAAAGGTCTTGCTAGGCAGGGTATTCGATCCAGAGGTAGCTAGCCATTTTGGAACGAGAGATCTACTTGAGATAACTGAGTTCAAAAAATGGGATCACTTGTTCGCCCTGCCAGTTCCAAGTGTCTATAAGGCGCAggtgttctttgaaaagcttcagTATTCAGACGACCATGGCACTCTGTATACATCTGTCAATAGAACTATATTTGAGTTAACTGAGGAGACACTTGGAGCAATTCTGAAAATTCCTACGGAAGGAATATGAGCTATTGAAGGCAAAATGGAAGCTTCGAAAAGCTATGATTGCATAAGAAAAGGTCAATGATGCAAGAACAAGAGCAAGACTCTACAACAAAGAAATAAAACCTGAGTATCAACTCTGGTTTGAACTAGTCAACAAGGTACTGCTGCCCAGGGCTGAAAATCGTACCATTTCCTCAGTCACAAACCTGGCGCTCTTAGGAGCATTAGTCAACTTCCAATCCATAAACCTTCCAGCGATCATGATTAGGCACATAATCAAAGCAGTAAATGCACCAGAAAGAAAACATGGGCTTCCTTACGGATTCTTTCTGACCAAAGTGAATGCACACTTTAAGGTTAGGAATGACAAAGCCAAAAAGGGGTCCAAGAAGCATATGTTCTCTATGGAAACCTTAGAAGAATGCTATTATGTGCCTAGGAAAGATGGAATTGGAAATGATTCCTTAATATCGGCTCTGCTTGAAGTGTAAGAAAGAATTACTGTTGAATTACAACAAATCACAAAGAGAGAATGCTCTTCTCCAGGCTCAACTACCTGAGAAGGAAAAAGGAACTAATTCTCAGATTGATTTAGAGATTTCCAAAAGAGAGATCGAGAATCTCAAAGCCGAAAATGAGAAACTGACTTTGGAAGTGGACACACTAAGGAATCAGATGATTCAGGACCAGTGCAAAAACAATGAATGCATGGAAAAACTCCTGACCGCTCTGACTGAACGCTCTAAAGACCTTTAGTCTCCTTAGTATCTCTCAGCCCATATTCc
It includes:
- the LOC132031980 gene encoding uncharacterized protein LOC132031980, with translation MENLKEKGSFSKPINVKVKQNGRQTSGIRAELGGRFNDRSRDQEENPELRDLVSKGRRKCYLTVDLAEEPKLFLNTNEMDIQDSKIKATSQSIDNFEKPSQDKENPFSQSLQRKETESKTIKASNMQQDKSPSSECQDKVNKSPTKGVRSSEEVKEAHVPSTQEESESKFNTLSGKDKAPGSSNANLDLVISSKIVSYDAVPLAKIFPERDHSHDAHKNDSNDDEVLLASVMRKGSRSKSKSSVSKSSKEEALESALKANKAKGIKRTRSALVKSHLIDEAEPIDVEAAAAYEKDKDFEVRRDDAPSEKKNCKKKKKGEKEVTQEKSDKSMKESNITKRRRSRNDEESCSMKRPRVDQSVSEEERRKTFKNQKVLLGRVFDPEVASHFGTRDLLEITEFKKWDHLFALPVPSVYKAQVFFEKLQYSDDHGTLYTSVNRTIFELTEETLGAILKIPTEGI